The Caproicibacterium amylolyticum genome includes the window TTTGCACGCTCTGAAATGAAGCGGCGCAGTTTTGCAACGTCTTTGTAATCAATGCTTTCAACCTTATCTACACAGAAGCTGCAAACCTTGCGGCGGCCCTTGCGTCCGCCGCGGCGGTTATCTCTGTCGCCTCTGCTGTCTCTATCTCTGTCAGCCATGGTACGGTACCTCCTTGATGAAAAAATTATTCAGAATCTTTTTTGCACGTTCAGAATGGCAAATCATCGTCATCTGGAAGTGCCTGAAAATCGCCCGTGTCACCACTGGAGTAAGCCGGTGCGGCAGGGGCGGGGGC containing:
- the rpsR gene encoding 30S ribosomal protein S18, with product MADRDRDSRGDRDNRRGGRKGRRKVCSFCVDKVESIDYKDVAKLRRFISERAKILPRRVTGTCAHHQRELTVAIKRARHIALLPFSSD